Proteins from a single region of Geothrix sp. PMB-07:
- a CDS encoding outer membrane lipoprotein carrier protein LolA, translated as MIRPFLALLMLSLPLAAQAPPPLREVVERFDNAQAQAQTLQCPFTLTLHRALLKTPSVTKGTMYLQGSDFAHFAFQPPEDLILHLTPKALISYSPEAREGELMKIGFIKNSDRKFLGLGQKLSYLSDYFQITLSDAKDVSNAWYLALSPRTLSLKKRLQVLNLWVDKETWLPRQVQWIERSGDSWFLELGALKINQPLPSSVTGFKLPEGIPLRSEFSFFATRKK; from the coding sequence ATGATCCGACCATTCCTCGCCCTGCTCATGCTGTCGCTGCCCCTGGCCGCCCAGGCGCCGCCACCCCTGAGGGAAGTGGTCGAGCGCTTCGACAATGCCCAGGCCCAGGCCCAAACCCTGCAGTGCCCCTTCACCCTCACGCTCCACCGGGCCCTGCTCAAGACACCTTCGGTCACCAAGGGCACCATGTATCTCCAGGGCTCCGATTTCGCCCACTTCGCCTTCCAGCCCCCGGAGGATCTGATCCTCCACCTCACGCCCAAGGCCCTCATTTCCTACAGCCCAGAGGCCCGCGAAGGCGAGCTCATGAAGATCGGCTTCATCAAGAACTCCGACCGGAAATTCCTGGGCCTGGGCCAGAAACTAAGCTACCTGTCCGACTACTTCCAGATCACCCTCAGCGATGCCAAAGATGTTTCCAATGCCTGGTATCTGGCCCTATCACCCCGCACCCTGTCCCTGAAAAAGCGCCTTCAGGTGCTGAACCTCTGGGTGGACAAGGAGACCTGGCTGCCCCGTCAGGTCCAGTGGATCGAGCGCTCCGGCGACTCCTGGTTCCTGGAGCTGGGCGCGCTGAAAATCAACCAACCCCTGCCTTCCAGCGTGACCGGGTTCAAGCTGCCGGAAGGCATCCCCCTCCGCAGCGAATTCAGCTTCTTCGCCACGCGCAAGAAGTAG
- a CDS encoding alanine racemase encodes MTSLFAFDDAACLALTETHGTPCFTYSGAAAEAQFRALRTALPDRVRVAYAVKANAHGRLLARFASLGASFDCASIGELERVEALSLPPGRTFFAGPGKREAELRKALAMGVRIQAEGFEDLARIDALVDRETAVNLRVHPAFDIDEGNRIIGGSGPSAFGVDEEAVPDLLARAANLRHVRIRGLHVFAASNQRDASKLLAIHGAVLALAQRLSDAHGLVFEQIDLGGGLGIPYEPDQSPLDVQALGIGLSALLAAHPWFTGELILEPGRFLAGPCGVYLAKVVRIKESRGTRFAILEGGINHLLRPLLTGEPFPVRAVGKGRGDHPYTLAGPLCTSLDRLGEVLLPELSAGDLLAFGTTGAYGLSEGMTHFLSHPVPPEVWVD; translated from the coding sequence ATGACCAGCCTCTTTGCCTTCGATGATGCTGCCTGCCTGGCCCTCACCGAAACCCATGGCACACCCTGCTTTACCTACTCGGGTGCGGCGGCGGAGGCGCAGTTTCGTGCGTTACGCACGGCACTGCCGGATCGCGTCCGGGTGGCCTACGCGGTGAAGGCCAATGCCCATGGCCGCCTCTTGGCCCGTTTCGCATCGCTGGGTGCCAGCTTCGACTGCGCTTCCATCGGCGAGCTGGAGCGGGTGGAGGCACTGAGCCTGCCGCCCGGGCGCACCTTTTTCGCGGGGCCGGGCAAGCGCGAAGCAGAACTGCGCAAGGCCCTGGCCATGGGCGTTCGCATCCAGGCAGAGGGCTTCGAGGATCTCGCCCGCATCGATGCCCTGGTGGATCGCGAAACCGCCGTGAACCTGCGGGTGCACCCGGCTTTCGACATCGATGAGGGCAACCGCATCATCGGTGGCAGCGGTCCTTCTGCGTTTGGCGTGGATGAAGAGGCGGTGCCGGACTTGCTGGCACGGGCCGCCAACCTGCGTCATGTCCGCATCCGCGGCCTGCATGTCTTTGCAGCCAGCAATCAGCGGGATGCGTCCAAACTGCTGGCCATCCACGGTGCGGTGTTGGCGCTGGCCCAGCGATTGAGCGATGCGCACGGCCTGGTGTTCGAGCAGATCGATCTGGGCGGTGGACTGGGCATCCCCTATGAACCCGATCAAAGCCCTCTCGACGTGCAGGCTCTTGGAATCGGATTGTCGGCCCTGCTGGCCGCCCACCCCTGGTTCACAGGCGAGCTCATTCTGGAGCCGGGTCGCTTCCTGGCTGGGCCCTGCGGGGTGTACCTGGCCAAGGTGGTGCGGATCAAGGAAAGCCGGGGCACCCGCTTCGCCATTCTGGAAGGCGGCATCAACCACCTGCTGCGCCCGCTGCTCACGGGCGAACCCTTTCCGGTGAGGGCCGTGGGCAAAGGCAGGGGCGACCATCCGTATACCTTGGCGGGGCCCCTTTGTACCAGCCTGGATCGCCTCGGCGAGGTGCTGCTGCCAGAGCTGAGCGCCGGGGATCTGCTGGCCTTCGGCACCACGGGGGCTTACGGCCTCAGCGAAGGCATGACCCACTTCCTAAGCCACCCCGTGCCACCCGAAGTCTGGGTGGACTGA
- a CDS encoding FHA domain-containing protein, with translation MIVVCPACQARFQYDDNRFGAARAKRFKCPKCSHVFEVLNPGLSPVMPPEPEEVVMAPFLPQDGPTPPAPVPSARTTAKRDREAMLVAAGLQVPGMPPGLKFTLAFLSGPQASTVQVLEGPRTIIGREEGDVVTRDPETSRRHALLEIHRDGTVWISDQESTNGTLVNGERITAPVQLSSQQEFTCGNSTFMLLIRNTEEFQLH, from the coding sequence ATGATCGTGGTGTGCCCGGCCTGCCAGGCCCGCTTCCAATACGATGACAACCGCTTCGGCGCCGCCCGCGCCAAGCGATTCAAGTGCCCCAAATGCAGCCATGTGTTCGAGGTGCTGAACCCGGGTTTGTCGCCCGTCATGCCCCCTGAACCCGAAGAGGTCGTCATGGCGCCCTTCCTGCCCCAAGATGGCCCCACGCCACCCGCACCTGTACCCTCCGCCCGCACCACCGCCAAGCGCGACCGCGAGGCCATGCTGGTCGCGGCCGGTCTGCAAGTGCCGGGCATGCCCCCGGGATTGAAATTCACCCTGGCTTTCCTGAGCGGGCCCCAGGCCTCCACGGTGCAGGTGCTGGAAGGCCCCCGCACCATCATCGGCCGCGAGGAAGGGGATGTGGTGACGCGGGATCCGGAAACCTCGCGCCGCCATGCCCTGCTGGAAATCCACCGGGATGGCACGGTGTGGATCAGCGATCAGGAATCCACCAACGGCACGCTGGTCAATGGCGAACGCATCACTGCGCCGGTGCAACTCTCCAGCCAGCAGGAGTTCACGTGCGGGAACAGCACCTTCATGCTGCTCATCCGCAACACGGAAGAATTCCAACTCCACTGA